Proteins from a single region of Patescibacteria group bacterium:
- a CDS encoding septation protein SpoVG family protein, producing the protein MTYNQTTISEIQFYPVKPKDGLLGFVSFVLDDKFWMGSVAVFSRPDGRYRLVYPTRKVGGQNINIFHPITQKAGQEVETAVSEKVAELLSENYESDEPTQTAW; encoded by the coding sequence ATGACTTACAACCAAACCACAATCAGTGAAATTCAATTCTATCCGGTCAAACCCAAGGACGGCCTCCTCGGGTTCGTTTCGTTTGTCCTGGACGATAAGTTTTGGATGGGATCGGTGGCCGTGTTTAGCCGGCCGGATGGCCGATACCGCCTGGTTTACCCCACGCGCAAAGTGGGAGGACAGAACATCAACATCTTTCATCCCATAACCCAAAAAGCCGGCCAGGAGGTCGAAACGGCCGTCAGTGAAAAAGTAGCCGAATTACTTAGTGAAAATTATGAATCAGACGAACCAACTCAAACCGCGTGGTAA